The proteins below come from a single Lepeophtheirus salmonis chromosome 4, UVic_Lsal_1.4, whole genome shotgun sequence genomic window:
- the LOC121116244 gene encoding uncharacterized protein has product MEKTIAFYSLSLILGMQTLLSAGQSCSTTDGRICIFPFKYLGIPYDGCTTIDYGNTAWCATSLDLTTSETVEYGACTSSCKMVLSVSTSECKSTSGATCKFPFGYKGEMYDQCTNVDFGNTFWCALSLNKNGDVRGYGICSSDCPRYSNISKNKYANKSGVACIFPYKYNGKTYEAYTTAGNSGFPWCATSLNVPEGYQGYGICKTNSPVDDSQTPSPPTTTPTTTKSVIIALKKSGRKTNILKTPTTTTIKTTTTTSTTTTTTTKTTAPSNPITLSIGGKHTNNATATIITTTPTTAKVFCCPTTNGKTCTFPFSWEGVNFDGCTNASNNGVQWCGVTIGSPDNNVKENMDCSSSCRVAATASNSGCLSTQGLPHILPFIYKGVIYSKCTDQDLGSTFWCATSVNTAGNYLSFSTCSRSCPMETTIPSTRKIQFKSICVL; this is encoded by the exons ATGGAGAAAACTATCGCGTTTTACTCTTTGTCCTTGATTCTTGGCATGCAGACTCTTTTATCAGCAG gtCAATCATGTTCTACCACTGATGGACGGATCTGCATATTTCCATTCAAATATCTTGGTATACCATATGATGGGTGTACAACTATCGATTATGGAAATACGGCATGGTGCGCTACATCTTTAGACTTAACTACAAGTGAAACTGTAGAATATGGGGCGTGTACATCTTCCTGCAAaa TGGTATTAAGTGTATCCACTAGTGAATGTAAATCAACAAGCGGGGCTACGTGTAAATTTCCTTTTGGTTACAAAGGGGAAATGTACGATCAATGTACAAATGTTGACTTTGGAAATACCTTTTGGTGTGCCCTGTCACTGAATAAAAATGGTGATGTAAGAGGTTATGGGATATGCTCTTCTGATTGTCCAA GATATTCAAACATATCTAAAAATA aatatgcAAATAAAAGTGGAGTGGCCTGTATTTTCCCCTATAAATATAACGGTAAAACATATGAAGCCTATACCACAGCAGGCAACTCAGGTTTTCCATGGTGTGCAACATCATTAAATGTCCCAGAAGGATATCAAGGTTATGGAATCTGTAAAACAAATAGCCCTG TGGATGACAGTCAAACACCTTCACCACCCACTACAACCCCAACAACTACGAAAAGTGTaataattgctttaaaaaagtcaggaagaaaaacaaatatactgAAAACCCCTACAACCACGACAATAAAAACAACTACAACGACGTCTACAACAACAACCACCACTACTAAAACAACAGCCCCTTCCAATCCAATTACATTATCTATCGGTGGTAAACATACTAATAATGCTACAGCAACAATTATCACAACAACCCCAACAACAGCAAAAG TTTTTTGTTGCCCTACAACTAATGGAAAAACGTGCACCTTTCCATTTTCCTGGGAGGGCGTCAATTTTGATGGATGTACAAATGCTTCCAACAATGGTGTCCAATGGTGTGGCGTCACCATTGGTTCCCCAGATAATAATGTAAAAGAAAACATGGATTGCTCATCTTCTTGCCGAG TTGCTGCAACGGCTTCAAATAGTGGATGCCTTTCAACACAAGGACTACCCCACATTTTGCCATTCATTTATAAAGGTGTAATTTATTCCAAATGTACAGATCAAGATTTGGGAAGTACATTTTGGTGTGCTACATCAGTTAATACAGCAGGCAACTACCTAAGCTTCAGTACTTGCAGCAGATCATGTCCTA TGGAAACAACTATTCCATCAACTCGTAAGAttcaatttaaatctatttgtGTATTGTAA